The Nitrospirota bacterium nucleotide sequence TTCTGTTCGCGCCGCTCCTCCAGGCACAAGAATATCCCGCCGATGTCGCACGAGGGAAAGCCGTATATCAACGCAATTGCCAGGCCTGCCACGGTGTCGGAGGATGGGGGGATGGACCGGACGCGAAAAATCTCAAAGTGGCGCCGGCGAACTTCCACCGCTTTCCGTCCTTTCTGAAATCCGACGAAGAACTGTTACGGACGATCGAGCACGGGATCGTCTTCAGCCCCATGCATGCATGGCGAGGCCAGCTGACGGACGGGGAAATGCAGGACGTGGTAGCGTACATTCG carries:
- a CDS encoding cytochrome c produces the protein MHIPFLNAKSALRVTLGMGLIGLLFAPLLQAQEYPADVARGKAVYQRNCQACHGVGGWGDGPDAKNLKVAPANFHRFPSFLKSDEELLRTIEHGIVFSPMHAWRGQLTDGEMQDVVAYIRLLAQAAR